A genomic stretch from Armatimonadota bacterium includes:
- a CDS encoding DUF362 domain-containing protein codes for MSKVFFASAVARELKADSTLPAKFDRVLDRLSIAPELKDKRVCIKMHLGGNIGYSTIHPLFVRRLVSFIRCAGGRPFVTDTLGGAMSAVERGYTTETIGCPILPAAGSGDKYFYAHRIDYKNLPELQIGGEVWDADYLVCLSHVKGHGNTGFGASIKNIALGAMIGKNRSAMHMVQHADPYWDADKCTHYSDGCAKCAEHCRVRAMRFADDMKLHVGFHECNFCLECNDLCPTGALSIRDEIAASFQELTAIAVQAVMSRFPQGNAAFINFALNVTPYCDCWGFTSANLVPDIGIFAAKDIVSIEQATLDSIDRRSLLPGTVPPPLVMNDQEGRHLFHRIHGKDPYIQVRAAEKLGLGSSEYELEEVE; via the coding sequence ATGAGCAAGGTATTCTTCGCCTCGGCTGTCGCGCGCGAACTCAAGGCGGACTCGACTCTCCCAGCCAAGTTCGACCGCGTCCTCGATCGCCTCAGCATCGCGCCCGAACTCAAGGACAAGCGGGTCTGCATCAAGATGCACCTCGGCGGGAACATCGGCTACTCGACGATCCACCCGCTGTTCGTCCGCAGACTCGTCTCGTTCATCAGATGCGCCGGTGGGCGTCCGTTCGTCACAGACACGCTCGGAGGGGCAATGTCGGCCGTCGAGAGAGGCTACACGACGGAGACGATCGGCTGCCCTATCCTTCCAGCCGCGGGGAGCGGCGACAAATACTTCTACGCCCATCGCATTGACTACAAGAACCTGCCTGAGCTGCAGATCGGCGGAGAGGTATGGGATGCCGACTATCTGGTATGCCTGTCGCACGTCAAAGGGCACGGGAACACGGGCTTCGGCGCCTCCATCAAGAACATCGCGCTAGGGGCGATGATCGGCAAGAATCGAAGCGCAATGCACATGGTCCAGCATGCGGATCCTTACTGGGACGCGGACAAATGCACGCACTACTCCGACGGCTGCGCGAAGTGCGCGGAACACTGTCGAGTACGCGCGATGCGCTTCGCCGACGATATGAAGCTGCATGTCGGCTTCCACGAATGCAACTTCTGCCTCGAGTGCAACGATCTATGCCCTACGGGGGCGCTCTCGATCCGCGACGAGATCGCCGCCTCGTTTCAGGAACTGACGGCCATCGCCGTCCAGGCGGTCATGAGCCGTTTCCCGCAAGGGAACGCGGCGTTCATCAACTTCGCGCTCAACGTCACGCCGTACTGCGACTGCTGGGGCTTCACGAGCGCCAACCTCGTGCCGGACATCGGCATCTTCGCCGCAAAGGACATCGTTTCCATAGAGCAGGCTACGCTCGACAGCATTGACCGACGCAGCCTTCTCCCGGGGACAGTGCCGCCGCCGCTCGTCATGAACGACCAGGAGGGCAGACACCTCTTTCACCGCATCCACGGCAAGGACCCGTACATCCAGGTGCGCGCGGCGGAGAAGCTCGGGCTTGGGTCGAGCGAATACGAACTGGAAGAAGTTGAGTGA
- a CDS encoding phosphodiester glycosidase family protein — protein MRTRMTLLFAVSFLLYAAELAYGENVSYTKVRWSGVSANVVYVNMASPNVRVTPALAKNGTGTSETFGAMVERLNPTAAITGTFFCTRSYRPTGDIVIEGKLVHSGSVGVALCVTDQGRVDFKSMREGRTSDWAGCRTVLCTGPTLVRNGKPSVAPKSEGFRDPEIFRRKPRTAVGMTDSNKLILVTTSTPVYLSELAKVMRHLGAVDALNLDGGSSTALYYRGSTIVRPARSMTNLLVVYETPKLYASYRSQLAPNMPRTTVASRPAADPADDLLERLFAARPRRILPYPWQMPAAVSLGGAGATVITSRGSILN, from the coding sequence ATGAGAACCAGGATGACGCTGCTGTTCGCCGTTTCCTTCCTGCTGTATGCCGCTGAACTGGCCTACGGCGAGAACGTCTCCTACACCAAAGTGCGCTGGAGCGGCGTGTCGGCCAACGTCGTCTACGTCAACATGGCATCTCCGAACGTGCGCGTCACCCCCGCCCTTGCGAAGAACGGCACGGGCACCAGCGAGACATTCGGGGCGATGGTCGAGAGGCTGAATCCTACGGCGGCGATCACCGGTACGTTCTTCTGCACCCGCAGTTACAGGCCCACGGGAGACATCGTAATCGAGGGCAAGCTGGTTCACTCGGGATCTGTAGGCGTCGCCCTGTGCGTCACGGACCAAGGGCGAGTGGACTTCAAGAGCATGAGAGAAGGGCGAACCTCCGACTGGGCGGGCTGCCGGACGGTTCTCTGCACCGGACCCACGCTTGTACGGAACGGCAAGCCGTCGGTAGCGCCGAAGTCGGAGGGCTTCCGGGACCCGGAGATCTTCAGGCGGAAGCCGCGCACGGCGGTCGGCATGACCGACTCGAACAAGCTGATACTCGTCACGACGAGCACCCCCGTATACCTGAGCGAACTGGCGAAGGTCATGCGCCACCTCGGCGCAGTTGACGCGCTGAACCTCGACGGCGGCAGTTCCACCGCCCTCTACTACCGCGGCAGTACGATCGTCAGGCCCGCCCGCAGCATGACGAACCTCCTGGTCGTGTACGAAACGCCCAAGCTGTACGCGTCATACCGGTCTCAGCTCGCGCCGAACATGCCTCGCACGACGGTCGCATCGCGGCCGGCAGCCGATCCCGCCGACGATCTGCTCGAGCGCCTGTTCGCCGCGAGACCGAGACGCATCCTGCCGTATCCCTGGCAAATGCCGGCGGCCGTGAGCCTGGGAGGCGCCGGCGCGACCGTGATCACGTCAAGAGGCTCGATCCTCAACTGA